The Watersipora subatra chromosome 1, tzWatSuba1.1, whole genome shotgun sequence genome has a window encoding:
- the LOC137386024 gene encoding piggyBac transposable element-derived protein 4-like has protein sequence MYILSESSTGYVHRNMFHLSKYQPPQSQKGQPYDVHMKLMDGHLNKGHHLGVDNYYTSIDLCSDLHQKGTYCTGTVRSNRCGLPSAVKDNKTLQKGEHASFARGAILSVNFHKRKCVKFLSNLATAKTEIAQRRIGDEFRLPSVAGLYSSTMGGVDLSDQLTCEYADERRTVKMWKKIVFHLIDRAAVNSYICFQKNGEKVVSRYSFMIQLVEELIGGYRSGGCKRGRPSTGANDTRLIGRHFIRFIPNNKRKKCMVCGDRIFWKENTNILSNLRRWFVHRKV, from the coding sequence ATGTACATACTTTCTGAGTCATCCACGGGTTACGTCCACCGAAACATGTTTCATTTGTCGAAGTACCAACCACCGCAGAGTCAGAAAGGACAACCATATGATGTGCACATGAAGCTGATGGATGGTCATCTCAACAAAGGACACCATTTAGGTGTAGACAATTATTACACAAGCATTGATCTGTGTTCTGACCTACACCAAAAAGGTACTTACTGTACAGGGACTGTACGTTCAAACCGATGTGGATTACCATCAGCAGTGAAAGACAACAAAACGCTACAAAAAGGGGAACATGCCAGTTTTGCTAGGGGTGCAATCCTATCTGTAAACTTTCACAAAAGAAAGTGTGTAAAGTTTCTTTCAAATCTAGCTACTGCTAAGACTGAGATTGCTCAGAGACGTATTGGCGATGAGTTCCGACTgccatctgtagcaggattgtATAGCTCCACAATGGGCGGTGTCGATCTTTCAGATCAATTGACGTGTGAGTATGCTGATGAAAGGCGTACGGTCAAGATGTGGAAAAAGATTGTCTTCCATCTAATTGACAGAGCAGCAGTGAACAGCTATATTTGCTTCCAGAAGAATGGTGAAAAAGTGGTCTCACGCTACAGCTTCATGATTCAGCTAGTTGAGGAGCTAATTGGTGGTTATCGTTCAGGTGGATGCAAACGTGGACGTCCAAGTACCGGTGCCAATGATACTAGGCTGATTGGTAGGCACTTCATTCGCTTTATTCCTAATAATAAGAGAAAGAAGTGTATGGTTTGTGGAGATAGGATATTCTGGAAGGAGAATACGAACATACTGTCCAACTTGCGACGTTGGTTTGTGCATCGGAAAGTGTGA